Proteins encoded together in one Kutzneria kofuensis window:
- the lipA gene encoding lipoyl synthase: protein MTEVVPEGRKLLRLEVRNSQTPIEKKPSWIKTKARMGPEYQELKGLVRREGLHTVCEEAGCPNIYECWEDREATFLIGGDQCTRRCDFCQIDTGKPAEFDREEPRRVAESVQAMGLRYSTVTGVARDDLPDGGAWLYAETVRQIHAMNPGTGVELLIPDFNADADQLAEVFSSRPEVLAHNLETVPRIFKRIRPAFRYERSLEVITKAREAGLVTKSNLILGMGETPEEVTEALHDLHDAGCEIITITQYLRPSVRHHPIERWVKPEEFVAHSADAEKIGFSGVMAGPLVRSSYRAGRLYAQAVHKRGEQLPANLEHLLQAGSAAQEASSLLAPR, encoded by the coding sequence GTGACAGAGGTAGTCCCCGAGGGCCGCAAGCTGCTGCGTCTGGAAGTGCGCAACAGCCAGACCCCCATCGAGAAGAAGCCGTCCTGGATCAAGACGAAGGCCCGCATGGGTCCCGAGTACCAGGAGCTCAAGGGGCTGGTCCGCCGCGAGGGCCTGCACACCGTGTGCGAGGAAGCCGGCTGTCCCAACATCTACGAGTGCTGGGAGGACCGGGAGGCGACCTTCCTCATCGGCGGCGACCAGTGCACCCGCCGCTGCGACTTCTGCCAGATCGACACCGGCAAGCCCGCCGAGTTCGACCGCGAGGAGCCGCGCCGGGTCGCCGAGTCCGTGCAGGCCATGGGGCTGCGGTACTCCACCGTCACCGGTGTCGCCCGGGACGACCTGCCCGACGGCGGGGCGTGGCTGTACGCCGAGACCGTGCGGCAGATCCACGCCATGAACCCGGGCACCGGCGTCGAGCTGCTGATCCCCGACTTCAACGCCGACGCCGACCAGCTGGCCGAGGTCTTCTCGTCCCGGCCCGAGGTGCTCGCCCACAACCTGGAGACCGTGCCGCGGATCTTCAAGCGGATCCGGCCGGCCTTCCGGTACGAGCGGTCGCTGGAGGTGATCACCAAGGCCCGGGAGGCCGGGCTGGTCACCAAGTCCAACCTCATCCTCGGCATGGGCGAGACGCCGGAGGAGGTCACCGAGGCGCTGCACGACCTGCACGACGCCGGCTGCGAGATCATCACCATCACCCAGTACCTGCGGCCCAGCGTGCGGCACCACCCGATCGAGCGGTGGGTCAAGCCGGAGGAGTTCGTCGCGCACTCCGCCGACGCCGAGAAGATCGGCTTCTCCGGCGTGATGGCCGGTCCGCTGGTGCGGTCCTCGTACCGCGCCGGCCGGCTGTACGCGCAGGCCGTGCACAAGCGCGGTGAGCAGCTGCCCGCCAACCTGGAGCACCTGCTGCAGGCCGGGTCCGCCGCCCAGGAGGCCAGCAGCCTGTTGGCCCCCCGCTGA
- a CDS encoding saccharopine dehydrogenase family protein produces the protein MWMVYGANGYTGRLIAQVAGRRGERPVLAGRSAEKLEPLARELGLEHRVVPLDDQDRLCEGLGDVDAVVHCAGPFSVTSEPMVDACLATGTHYVDITGEIDVFERIFTRDGEARRAGVVLLPGSGFDVVPTDGVAARLARELPDAVELELAFLAGGGMSPGTMKTTVEGITTGGRARVDGELVTVPVGHRSRVAEFASRPRRVGSVPWGDLSTAYRSTGIPTITTYTVVPEFAATAQSLLAPVLRSTVAQEFAKRLAGFIPGPSERHRNGTRSEVWGLVRNAAGRELSMTLTGPNPYQLTADAAVRAVTKLIAGAAEPGSHTPSSAFGPEFVAELDDVQLSPVG, from the coding sequence ATGTGGATGGTCTACGGCGCCAACGGCTACACCGGCAGGCTCATCGCGCAGGTCGCGGGGCGGCGCGGCGAGCGCCCCGTGCTCGCCGGGCGATCGGCCGAGAAGCTCGAGCCGCTCGCCCGTGAACTCGGGCTGGAACACCGTGTTGTCCCGCTCGACGACCAGGACCGGCTGTGCGAGGGCCTCGGCGACGTCGACGCCGTCGTGCACTGCGCGGGCCCGTTCTCGGTGACCTCCGAGCCGATGGTCGACGCCTGCCTGGCCACCGGCACCCACTACGTCGACATCACCGGCGAGATCGACGTTTTTGAGCGGATCTTCACCCGGGACGGCGAGGCTCGGCGCGCCGGCGTGGTCCTGCTGCCCGGCTCCGGTTTCGACGTCGTGCCCACCGACGGCGTCGCCGCGCGGCTGGCCCGGGAGCTGCCCGACGCCGTCGAGCTGGAGCTCGCCTTCCTCGCCGGCGGCGGGATGAGCCCCGGCACCATGAAGACCACCGTCGAGGGCATCACCACCGGCGGGCGGGCCCGGGTCGACGGCGAGCTCGTCACCGTGCCCGTCGGGCACCGCAGCCGCGTCGCCGAGTTCGCCTCACGTCCCCGGCGGGTCGGCTCCGTTCCGTGGGGCGATCTCAGCACGGCCTACCGGTCCACCGGCATTCCCACCATCACCACCTACACCGTGGTGCCCGAGTTCGCCGCCACCGCGCAGAGCCTGCTCGCCCCCGTGCTGCGGAGCACCGTCGCGCAGGAGTTCGCCAAGCGGTTGGCCGGCTTCATCCCCGGGCCCAGCGAGCGGCACCGCAACGGCACCCGCAGCGAGGTGTGGGGCCTGGTCCGCAACGCCGCCGGCCGGGAGCTGTCGATGACCCTCACCGGCCCGAACCCGTACCAGCTCACCGCCGATGCCGCCGTCCGCGCCGTCACCAAGCTCATCGCCGGCGCGGCGGAGCCCGGCTCCCACACCCCGTCCTCCGCCTTCGGCCCCGAGTTCGTGGCCGAGTTGGACGACGTCCAGCTCAGCCCCGTCGGATAG
- a CDS encoding M48 family metalloprotease produces MSSVEGQPVPADEQVVGSVLPRDRDLVRWLVVVGGCYLAAALVLVLVAGEDALRVLGYVVDVPMAVLASAVLVRVARLRQLQRRTRLRPALLAPQLAAGIALAGIPDVRVRVGSRAVGRSYRAGRHGVVLLNDTLLDRIPLATTFVVAHELAHLARHDTLRQTVVAVYLLTLSALSLWVLPWPVAVVIAAIAAALAVTYSWTRELDCDRIAARCAGQRSGVAAMDAFAKWRVRNPLLRLWGVFSHPPLSLRRNAVLDPERMTGWFGPKD; encoded by the coding sequence GTGTCTTCGGTGGAGGGGCAGCCGGTTCCGGCTGACGAACAGGTGGTCGGCTCCGTGCTGCCCAGGGACCGAGACCTCGTCCGGTGGCTGGTGGTGGTCGGGGGCTGTTACCTCGCGGCCGCGCTGGTGCTGGTGCTGGTCGCGGGCGAGGACGCCTTGCGGGTGCTGGGATATGTCGTCGACGTCCCGATGGCCGTGCTTGCCTCGGCCGTCCTGGTTCGGGTCGCTCGGTTACGCCAGTTGCAGCGCCGGACCCGGTTGCGGCCGGCCCTGCTGGCGCCCCAGCTGGCCGCCGGGATAGCGCTTGCCGGGATCCCCGACGTCCGGGTCCGCGTGGGCTCCCGCGCGGTCGGCCGCTCCTATCGCGCCGGCCGGCACGGCGTCGTGCTGCTGAACGACACGTTGCTCGACCGCATCCCGCTGGCCACCACCTTTGTCGTCGCCCACGAGCTCGCACACCTGGCCCGGCACGACACCCTGCGGCAGACCGTCGTCGCCGTGTACCTGCTCACCCTCTCCGCGCTGTCGCTGTGGGTGCTGCCGTGGCCGGTCGCCGTCGTGATCGCCGCGATCGCCGCGGCTCTCGCCGTGACGTACAGCTGGACGCGGGAACTGGACTGCGACCGGATCGCCGCCCGCTGCGCCGGACAGCGCTCCGGCGTCGCCGCGATGGACGCGTTCGCCAAGTGGCGGGTCCGCAACCCGCTGCTGCGGCTGTGGGGCGTGTTCAGCCACCCGCCGTTGTCGTTGCGCCGCAACGCCGTGCTCGATCCCGAGCGGATGACCGGCTGGTTCGGTCCCAAGGACTGA
- a CDS encoding penicillin acylase family protein, translating into MRVLRLVLAAGLVLGLAASAAAVGTGYAAVLRRTEYGMPRMPAKDPGSGPDADAGDLSHGPLTNLERVSRDQDDTVAEPRETRNRYQDVPFVNTIAAVSHVTVEQSARCGDTPDAKALHPTEPELGRSTSDCARGSDPDAIVPGIFGPCPALTRAELVTTSNDSSWLANPAAPITAPPAIHGSAGAKRPPRAQLGLEQIQDRTGTGFTLANMQQLPTGEGNWSAERVRDAAATMCRHDPVLMSGDGAKVDMTAACAALAEWSGRDGVNDRGAVLWREFWLRAARMPDVWSVPFDPNRPVRTPNTLDTAGPGVRQALACAVLRLSQLGVPVDAPLPAARYTTVGGGELPVPGCGNVEGCHDITAATDQGLRRDDGRFGAVTMGSSFVTAVRLMGDGPTARPLLTCSESSDPSSPHHGDQTRLHASGWWVVDRFDEAAIAADPELSVSVLCGRGA; encoded by the coding sequence ATGCGAGTGCTCCGCCTGGTGCTCGCCGCCGGCCTCGTGCTCGGCCTCGCGGCGTCCGCCGCGGCCGTCGGTACGGGGTACGCAGCGGTGCTGCGCCGCACCGAATACGGCATGCCGCGCATGCCGGCCAAGGACCCCGGGTCCGGCCCGGACGCCGATGCCGGCGACCTGAGTCACGGCCCGCTGACCAATCTCGAAAGGGTGTCCCGGGATCAGGACGACACCGTCGCCGAGCCGCGGGAGACGCGAAACCGTTACCAGGACGTGCCTTTCGTGAACACGATCGCCGCGGTGTCGCACGTCACCGTTGAGCAGTCCGCGCGCTGCGGCGACACGCCCGACGCGAAGGCGCTCCACCCGACGGAACCGGAGCTCGGCAGGTCCACTTCGGACTGTGCTCGGGGCAGCGACCCGGACGCGATCGTGCCCGGCATCTTCGGCCCGTGTCCCGCGCTCACCCGAGCCGAGCTCGTCACCACCAGCAACGACAGCTCGTGGCTGGCCAACCCGGCTGCGCCGATCACCGCGCCGCCCGCGATCCACGGATCGGCCGGGGCCAAACGACCGCCCCGCGCCCAGCTCGGTCTGGAACAGATCCAAGATCGGACCGGGACCGGTTTCACACTGGCGAACATGCAGCAGTTGCCGACCGGGGAAGGGAACTGGAGCGCCGAGCGCGTCCGTGACGCCGCTGCGACGATGTGCCGGCACGATCCCGTGCTCATGTCGGGCGACGGCGCCAAGGTTGACATGACCGCAGCCTGCGCGGCGCTGGCCGAGTGGAGCGGGCGCGACGGCGTGAACGATCGAGGAGCGGTGCTGTGGCGGGAGTTCTGGCTGCGTGCGGCCCGGATGCCGGATGTCTGGTCGGTTCCGTTCGACCCGAACCGGCCGGTGAGGACACCGAACACCCTCGACACGGCCGGCCCCGGGGTCAGGCAAGCGCTTGCCTGCGCGGTGCTTCGGTTGTCACAGTTGGGTGTCCCGGTGGATGCGCCGCTCCCGGCGGCCCGGTACACCACGGTCGGCGGCGGCGAACTGCCGGTGCCAGGGTGCGGAAACGTGGAGGGCTGTCATGACATCACCGCGGCCACCGACCAGGGACTGCGGCGCGACGACGGCCGTTTCGGCGCTGTGACCATGGGTTCCAGCTTCGTGACGGCCGTGCGTCTCATGGGGGACGGGCCGACCGCCCGGCCCCTGCTCACCTGTTCCGAGTCGTCCGACCCGTCCTCGCCGCACCACGGCGACCAGACGCGGCTGCACGCGTCGGGCTGGTGGGTCGTGGACCGCTTCGACGAGGCGGCGATCGCCGCCGACCCGGAGCTGTCAGTGTCGGTTTTGTGTGGTCGTGGCGCATAG